A region from the Actinomycetota bacterium genome encodes:
- a CDS encoding DUF2254 domain-containing protein, giving the protein MRPAHLRETVRSSFWLVPAACVAVAIGLAMLLTTIDQRLGQAGSPLVFTGGPEAARTLLSTITSSMITFTGLVFSITVVVLQLTSSQFSPRVLRTFLRDRANQLALGVFTATFVYAMMVLRTVRSSFEGSPFVPQLATTVAVGLVLLSVGIFLYYIHHITNSIRAASIIAGIGRETRAELDRRYPEDGGDPGPPRPASAPARTVPAPRPGVVVLVDERSLVRRAAEVGCVLALVPRVGDFVPAGASLLEVLGRTDGSEDDRLVASIKFGRERTMEQDVAFGFRQLADIADRALSPGVNDPTTALQAIDQLHDLLRRLATRPFPTGRLADDDGRLRLLLPVVGWEEFLAVAVDELVQYAEGYGQVLARVRSMLADLGEVARPEHRAAVDRRLAAIRDSEGVPAGR; this is encoded by the coding sequence GTGCGCCCCGCCCACCTTCGAGAGACGGTCCGCTCCAGCTTCTGGCTGGTGCCGGCGGCTTGCGTGGCGGTCGCGATCGGGCTGGCCATGCTGCTGACCACGATCGACCAGCGGCTGGGCCAGGCCGGGTCGCCGCTGGTGTTCACCGGCGGCCCGGAGGCGGCCCGAACACTGCTGTCCACCATCACCTCCTCGATGATCACCTTCACCGGCCTGGTCTTCTCCATCACGGTGGTGGTCCTGCAGCTCACCAGCAGCCAGTTCTCGCCGCGGGTGCTGCGGACGTTCCTGCGCGACCGGGCCAACCAGCTCGCCCTCGGCGTGTTCACGGCCACCTTCGTGTACGCCATGATGGTGCTGCGGACGGTGCGCAGCAGCTTCGAGGGCTCGCCCTTTGTCCCCCAGCTGGCCACCACGGTCGCCGTCGGGCTCGTCCTGCTGAGTGTCGGCATCTTCCTCTACTACATCCACCACATCACCAACTCGATCCGGGCCGCCTCGATCATCGCCGGGATCGGGCGCGAGACCCGGGCGGAGCTGGACCGCCGCTACCCGGAGGACGGCGGCGACCCGGGCCCGCCCCGGCCGGCCTCGGCGCCGGCCCGAACCGTCCCGGCGCCTCGACCCGGCGTGGTCGTGCTGGTGGACGAGCGGTCCCTGGTCCGGCGGGCCGCCGAGGTCGGCTGCGTCCTGGCCCTGGTCCCGCGGGTCGGCGACTTCGTCCCCGCCGGCGCCTCGCTGCTTGAGGTCCTCGGCCGGACCGACGGCTCCGAGGACGACCGCCTGGTCGCCTCCATCAAGTTCGGCCGGGAGCGGACCATGGAGCAGGACGTGGCCTTCGGCTTCCGCCAGCTCGCCGACATCGCCGACCGGGCCCTCTCCCCCGGCGTCAACGACCCGACCACCGCCCTGCAGGCGATCGACCAGCTCCACGACCTGCTGCGGCGGCTCGCCACCCGGCCGTTCCCCACCGGCCGGCTGGCCGACGACGACGGCCGGCTGCGGCTGCTGCTCCCGGTGGTCGGGTGGGAGGAGTTCCTGGCCGTGGCCGTCGACGAGCTGGTGCAGTACGCGGAGGGGTACGGCCAGGTGCTGGCGCGCGTGCGCTCGATGCTGGCCGACCTGGGGGAGGTGGCCCGACCCGAGCACCGGGCCGCCGTCGACCGGCGCCTGGCGGCGATCCGGGACTCGGAAGGCGTCCCGGCCGGCCGCTGA
- a CDS encoding mechanosensitive ion channel domain-containing protein, which produces MLIDLLLDNRTVPGKLVSTAAVLALAVLLAVALGRLAAWRVADPYSRYYTRKAVHYLVGLVAIVAVALIWRAFAGRIGVVLGLAAAGVAFAMQEVIGALAGWVNVVSGRIFRVGDRIQMGGVQGDVIDLTPLRTKILEIGSAAEDASWVKGRQHTGRIVAVSNKATFTEPVYNYSSVFEFIWEELTVPIAYRSDWRAAERILHQEAVRASGAEGAEEAMRTMTRRYPVPRAELEPRVFARATDNWMELSARFVVPVRTARSVKDAMTRRVWDRLDAEGIEIASETAEVTVRQPGPG; this is translated from the coding sequence GTGCTCATCGACCTGCTGCTCGACAACCGGACCGTCCCAGGCAAGCTGGTCAGCACGGCCGCCGTGCTGGCCCTGGCCGTGCTGCTGGCGGTGGCGCTCGGGCGGCTGGCCGCCTGGCGGGTGGCCGACCCCTACAGCCGCTACTACACCCGCAAGGCCGTGCACTACCTGGTCGGGCTGGTGGCGATCGTGGCCGTCGCGCTCATCTGGCGGGCGTTCGCCGGCCGCATCGGCGTGGTCCTCGGCCTGGCCGCGGCCGGGGTGGCTTTCGCCATGCAGGAGGTCATCGGCGCCCTGGCCGGCTGGGTCAACGTCGTCTCGGGGCGTATCTTTCGGGTCGGCGACCGCATCCAGATGGGTGGGGTGCAGGGCGACGTGATCGACCTGACGCCGCTGCGGACCAAGATCCTGGAGATCGGGTCGGCCGCCGAGGACGCCTCGTGGGTCAAGGGCCGCCAGCACACCGGCCGCATCGTGGCCGTGTCCAACAAGGCGACCTTCACCGAGCCGGTCTACAACTACTCGTCGGTGTTCGAGTTCATCTGGGAGGAGCTGACCGTGCCGATCGCCTACCGCAGCGACTGGCGGGCGGCCGAGCGGATCCTGCACCAGGAGGCGGTGCGGGCCTCCGGCGCCGAGGGCGCCGAGGAGGCGATGCGGACCATGACCCGCCGCTACCCGGTGCCGCGGGCCGAGCTGGAGCCGCGGGTGTTCGCCCGCGCCACCGACAACTGGATGGAGCTGTCGGCCCGCTTCGTGGTCCCGGTGCGCACCGCCCGCTCGGTCAAGGACGCCATGACCCGCCGCGTCTGGGACCGCCTGGACGCCGAGGGCATCGAGATCGCCTCCGAGACCGCCGAGGTGACGGTGCGCCAACCCGGTCCGGGCTAG
- a CDS encoding SPW repeat protein, translating into MGKTARAPSWINVAIGMWVLVSPWLLGFTESGGATANAVVTGLAITMVATLAVARSSPSASWGNLLLAIWLFVSPWVVGYTEFRSASRNAWFIAVMVALFAFMTLITASPERDDRRFPLDTR; encoded by the coding sequence ATGGGCAAGACCGCACGCGCCCCGAGCTGGATCAACGTGGCCATCGGCATGTGGGTGCTGGTGAGCCCCTGGCTGCTCGGGTTCACCGAGTCCGGCGGGGCGACAGCGAACGCAGTCGTCACCGGGCTTGCCATCACCATGGTGGCCACCCTCGCGGTGGCCAGGTCGTCGCCGAGCGCATCGTGGGGCAACCTGCTCCTGGCCATCTGGCTGTTCGTCTCACCGTGGGTGGTGGGCTACACCGAGTTCCGCTCGGCGTCCCGCAACGCCTGGTTCATCGCCGTGATGGTGGCCCTGTTCGCGTTCATGACGCTGATCACCGCGTCCCCGGAGCGTGACGACCGGCGCTTCCCGCTGGACACCCGCTGA